CAGCAATCCAGGAGTTAGAAAAAACAGCTTTATCGCCTTTAATTTCCACACTGTCGCGCGTGGCTGCCATGTCGCGGTCCATTTGTGTGGCTGTAACTTCAATAGCAGTATTTTCCTTAAAGCGTTTCGCGGTTTCTTTCATAACGGCAAACGCTTCAGGCAAAACTTCATTTAGAGCTTCTTCAATTTTTGTAGTAACTGTTTTCTTTAACTGATCGATGGTGTCGTAGTTTTTTTCTTTCTCCGTCACATCCATATCCGGATTAGTGTCGATAGCAGCTCGCAGTGCATTAATTTGCTCATTTTCAGCTGCAATATGTTTTTGGATATGCGCTTTAAATTCAAGTGTCTTTGCGCGCAATCCATCGTGGCTCAGTTGGCTGATACTTTCGTAAGCTTTGTGAATTTTGTCTACAATGGGTTGTAAATCACGTATGTCGCGTTCAGACTTGTTTCCAAACAATTTGGAAACCGATTTGGTAAGGAAATCTAACATGTTCTCTCTATATAAGTTTGAGGATTCTCTCCAATTATTAAGCCTTTGTCCTATTTGTCATGATTTTACAAAATAACAAGAAATGCTGTCATGCAAATCAAACAAAGGGCTGCAAAAGTAGGGTTATTTTGCTGGATTTGGAAATGGAAACCATGAGCACTTTTGACAAGGCTAAGGCATACAATACAAGTTGAAAATCATATTAAATTACAATTCACTGTAATTGCCGTTCGATGCTTATCACCAAACTCAAGATAGGGGCAGCAAATCCCTTCTGCTATCCTTAAACTAATTTAGTTTGCATTTTCTAAATTATAACCGATTTCACCTACAACAGCCTTTCAACTATAAAGCATAACAGAATAGATTTTTATCTTGTCAAAAAATTTACTGATACATGCCATCTCATTCCCGGTTTGATGCTGCGGCTATAAACTACGATACCGATTTCACCTACTCCGAAATTGGCAAAATGCAGCGTGCTTGTGTTTATTCATTCCTTGAGAAAAACATTCTTAGCGACTCCCCATTATCTATTTTAGAAATTAATTGCGGCACCGGTGAAGATGCTGTTTGGTTTGCCAATAAAGGAAATCAGGTAATTGCTACAGATGGGTCAACTAACATGATTGAAGTGTCAAGAAAAAAAATTCCAGCTCTAAACATGGGCTCCGTTTCTTTTGAACAAGCTGCTTTTTCAGAACTAAAATCAAAATACAAGCATAAAAAATTCGATTTCCTATTTTCCAATTTTGGAGGATTAAACTGTGTATCGGAATTGGAGCTAAAAAACTTATTGAATGATTTTTCCAACATGCTGAAGCCCCATGGTAAATTGGTGTTGGTCATCATGGGTAGAAAATGTTTGTGGGAGCGTTTCTACTTTTTGCTTAAAGGAAAAAACCAAAGTGCTTTTCGCCGAAGTTCTAAAACAGCTGTTCCGGCACAGATAGGGCAAGATGTTACGCAAGCTACCTATTATTATTCACCCACTGAAATCAAAAAAATGATTCCGAAAAATATACATTTCAAAACTTGCAAACCTATTGGTATTTCAATCCCTCCCTCCT
The sequence above is a segment of the Bacteroidota bacterium genome. Coding sequences within it:
- a CDS encoding methyltransferase domain-containing protein, whose amino-acid sequence is MPSHSRFDAAAINYDTDFTYSEIGKMQRACVYSFLEKNILSDSPLSILEINCGTGEDAVWFANKGNQVIATDGSTNMIEVSRKKIPALNMGSVSFEQAAFSELKSKYKHKKFDFLFSNFGGLNCVSELELKNLLNDFSNMLKPHGKLVLVIMGRKCLWERFYFLLKGKNQSAFRRSSKTAVPAQIGQDVTQATYYYSPTEIKKMIPKNIHFKTCKPIGISIPPSYLEPFFKSKKVLLKLLNAKEKLLSRISLLSDYADHYLIYFEKKAENKST